In one Pseudarthrobacter oxydans genomic region, the following are encoded:
- a CDS encoding TetR/AcrR family transcriptional regulator, translating to MARPTRSERKAELLAAILDYLMDKTLAELTFRSLAEGLGMSAYVLVYHFGSRDQLINDIVVSIESRLDRMRNTDVHDIDRAAWRDFLLDSWQWTMAQRNRHLTRLEFEATAQDIVAAEPRGTSQEHFRMLHHKTRDWLMVQGIPEEFADTDARLFTSTFYGLQFDFVVMNEPEAATKAFELMLAVFFNNLETRLAPGGGQG from the coding sequence ATGGCCCGTCCCACACGATCCGAACGCAAGGCAGAACTCCTGGCCGCGATCCTGGATTACCTGATGGACAAAACGCTTGCCGAGCTCACCTTCCGGAGCCTCGCTGAGGGCCTGGGGATGAGCGCGTATGTGCTGGTGTACCACTTTGGAAGCCGGGACCAACTGATCAACGACATTGTGGTTTCCATCGAGTCCCGGCTGGACCGGATGCGCAATACCGATGTGCACGACATCGACCGTGCCGCCTGGCGGGACTTCCTGCTCGACTCCTGGCAGTGGACCATGGCCCAGCGGAACCGGCACCTGACGCGCCTGGAATTCGAAGCGACGGCGCAGGACATCGTGGCCGCCGAACCGAGGGGAACGTCGCAGGAGCACTTCCGGATGCTCCACCATAAAACCCGCGACTGGCTCATGGTGCAGGGAATTCCGGAGGAGTTTGCCGACACCGACGCGCGGCTCTTCACGTCCACCTTCTACGGGCTGCAGTTCGACTTCGTGGTCATGAATGAGCCGGAAGCGGCCACCAAGGCCTTCGAGCTGATGCTGGCGGTCTTCTTCAACAACCTGGAAACGCGCCTGGCGCCCGGTGGCGGGCAGGGCTGA
- a CDS encoding DUF2461 domain-containing protein: MTTFQGIPAGAFGFYEELQDNNNREWWQELKDSYLSLVREPLSLLLAELEPRFGPAKLFRPNRDIRFSEDKSPYKTAQGAVASVQEGVGYYLQISADGLLVGGGYHSHTPAQLARYRNSVDASGTGESLRRILEAVAAAGFAVEGEKLKTVPRGYAREHPRAELLKHKSLSASVNLGRPDWLATPAAVQDIAGLWEDLRPLVDWVSRHAAP; the protein is encoded by the coding sequence ATGACAACTTTCCAGGGCATACCTGCCGGCGCCTTCGGGTTCTATGAGGAGCTTCAGGACAACAACAACCGGGAGTGGTGGCAGGAACTCAAGGACAGTTACCTGTCCCTGGTCAGGGAACCGCTTTCGTTACTGCTTGCGGAGCTGGAACCCAGGTTTGGGCCGGCGAAGCTCTTCCGGCCCAACAGGGACATCCGGTTTTCCGAGGACAAGTCCCCCTACAAGACGGCCCAGGGTGCGGTGGCATCCGTCCAGGAAGGGGTTGGCTACTACCTGCAGATAAGCGCTGACGGCCTGCTGGTGGGCGGCGGCTACCACTCGCATACGCCTGCGCAGCTGGCCCGGTACCGCAATTCCGTGGACGCGTCCGGCACCGGCGAGTCGCTCCGGCGGATCCTGGAGGCTGTTGCCGCGGCCGGCTTTGCCGTTGAGGGAGAGAAGCTGAAGACGGTGCCGCGCGGGTATGCGCGGGAGCACCCGCGGGCCGAACTCCTGAAGCACAAATCCCTCTCCGCCAGCGTCAACCTTGGCCGGCCGGACTGGCTGGCAACCCCTGCCGCGGTCCAGGACATCGCCGGGCTGTGGGAGGACCTGCGGCCATTAGTTGACTGGGTCAGCCGGCATGCTGCCCCTTGA
- the adhP gene encoding alcohol dehydrogenase AdhP, whose amino-acid sequence MTTRMQAAVVTEFGKDLQVQDLEIPAPGPGQALVKVLTTGVCHTDLHAAEGDWPVKPSPPFIPGHEGVGEVVALGEGVTDLAVGDLVGNAWLWSACGDCQYCRTGWETLCEVQKNAGYSVDGSFGEYMLVDSRFAARIPAGSDPVEVAPVLCAGVTVYKGLKMTEARPGQWVTISGIGGLGHIAVQYAVAMGLRVAAVDIADDKLALAKAHGAELTVNALHEDPVEVIQRETGGCHGVLVTAVHPSAFGQAIGMARRGGTIVFNGLPPGDFPAPIFEIVLKGLTVRGSIVGTRQDLEEALDFYAQGKIHPTVSVRELSEVNAVLDEMKHAKIDGRVVLRF is encoded by the coding sequence ATGACGACGAGAATGCAAGCAGCAGTAGTAACCGAATTCGGCAAGGACCTCCAGGTCCAGGACCTCGAGATTCCCGCCCCCGGGCCGGGACAGGCACTGGTCAAGGTCCTGACCACCGGCGTCTGCCACACCGACCTCCACGCGGCGGAAGGTGACTGGCCCGTCAAGCCCTCACCGCCCTTCATCCCCGGCCACGAGGGCGTGGGGGAAGTGGTGGCCCTCGGCGAGGGAGTCACCGACCTGGCCGTCGGTGACCTGGTGGGCAATGCCTGGCTCTGGTCCGCCTGCGGCGACTGCCAGTACTGCCGCACCGGCTGGGAAACACTCTGCGAAGTGCAGAAGAACGCCGGCTACAGTGTTGACGGCTCGTTCGGCGAGTACATGCTGGTGGACTCGCGCTTCGCCGCCCGCATACCGGCGGGATCCGACCCCGTCGAGGTGGCGCCGGTGCTCTGCGCCGGCGTCACCGTCTACAAGGGCCTGAAAATGACCGAAGCAAGGCCGGGGCAGTGGGTCACCATTTCCGGCATCGGCGGCCTTGGTCACATCGCCGTCCAGTATGCCGTCGCCATGGGCCTCCGGGTGGCTGCCGTGGATATTGCCGACGACAAACTCGCCCTGGCGAAGGCGCACGGCGCCGAACTGACGGTCAACGCCCTGCATGAGGACCCGGTGGAAGTCATCCAGCGCGAAACCGGAGGATGCCATGGAGTACTGGTCACCGCGGTGCATCCCTCGGCCTTCGGGCAGGCGATCGGCATGGCACGCCGTGGCGGGACGATCGTGTTCAACGGCCTGCCGCCCGGCGACTTTCCCGCACCGATCTTCGAGATTGTGCTCAAGGGCCTGACAGTCCGCGGTTCAATCGTGGGCACCCGACAGGACCTGGAGGAGGCGCTGGACTTCTACGCCCAGGGCAAGATCCACCCCACGGTGTCCGTCCGGGAACTCTCGGAGGTCAACGCCGTCCTGGATGAAATGAAGCACGCCAAGATCGACGGCCGCGTAGTCCTGAGGTTCTGA
- a CDS encoding ABC transporter ATP-binding protein: protein MRPEPTQATTEATLSVRGLKKVYQTDGGDVEAVRNLTFDLRAGELACLVGPSGSGKTTLLKCISGLMAPTEGEVLLDGKRVTGPPKKMAVVFQEYGRSLFPWMRVRDNVELPLKNQRVPKSERDRLVDDALEAVGLSHVPRSYPWQLSGGMQQRVAIARAIAYQPEVLLMDEPFAAVDAQTRADLEDLIRVVWRKLGVTVLFVTHDIDESVYLGERVIILSSSPTVIQEDITIDLPDERDQLNTRSLPRFTELRHHVYEQIQLAKKGHRPAAASSGKETPVKGQHAG from the coding sequence ATGCGGCCTGAACCCACCCAAGCGACCACGGAGGCCACCCTCTCCGTCCGCGGGCTGAAGAAGGTCTACCAGACCGACGGCGGTGACGTGGAGGCGGTCCGGAACCTCACCTTTGACCTGCGCGCGGGGGAGTTGGCCTGCCTGGTGGGGCCCTCAGGCTCCGGCAAGACCACGCTGCTCAAGTGCATCTCCGGGCTCATGGCGCCGACCGAAGGCGAAGTGCTCCTGGACGGCAAGCGGGTGACCGGTCCACCCAAGAAGATGGCCGTGGTGTTCCAGGAATACGGGCGTTCGCTGTTCCCGTGGATGCGGGTCCGGGACAATGTGGAACTGCCGCTGAAAAACCAGCGGGTGCCCAAGTCCGAACGCGACCGGCTGGTGGATGACGCCCTCGAGGCCGTGGGGCTCTCGCATGTGCCACGGTCCTACCCCTGGCAGCTTTCCGGCGGCATGCAGCAGCGCGTGGCTATTGCCCGGGCCATCGCGTACCAGCCCGAGGTCCTGCTGATGGACGAACCGTTCGCGGCCGTGGATGCGCAGACCCGGGCCGATCTTGAGGACCTGATCCGGGTGGTCTGGAGAAAGCTGGGCGTCACGGTGCTCTTCGTGACCCACGACATTGACGAATCCGTCTACCTCGGCGAGCGGGTAATCATCCTTTCCAGCTCGCCGACCGTGATCCAGGAGGATATTACGATCGACCTTCCGGACGAGCGCGACCAACTGAATACCCGTTCCCTGCCGCGCTTCACGGAGCTGCGCCACCACGTGTACGAACAGATCCAGCTGGCGAAGAAGGGGCACCGCCCGGCCGCGGCCTCATCCGGGAAGGAGACCCCGGTCAAGGGGCAGCATGCCGGCTGA
- a CDS encoding aldehyde dehydrogenase family protein, with protein MTVYAQPGTEGSKVTFKDRYENWIGGEWVAPVKGQYFENVTPVTGKVFCEVARGTAEDIELALDAAHKVAPSWGKTSVAERAAILNKIADRIDENLEMLAVAESWDNGKPVRETLNADMPLAADHFRYFASAVRAQEGRLSQLDEDTTAYHYHEPLGVVGQIIPWNFPILMAVWKLAPALAAGNAVVLKPAEQTPASILVLMELIGDLLPAGVLNVVNGFGVEAGKPLASSPRIRKIAFTGETTTGRLISQYASQNLIPVTLELGGKSPNIFFNDVAQENDAFYDKAQEGFALFAFNQGEVCTCPSRALVQEDIYESFMADAVARVEKMVQGNPLDTATQVGAQASNDQLEKILSYIDIGKQEGATVLTGGARAELPGDLAGGFYVQPTVFEGHNKMRIFQEEIFGPVVAVTKFSDYNDAMGIANDTLYGLGAGVWSRNGNVAYRAGREIQAGRVWVNNYHAYPAGAAFGGYKSSGIGRENHAMMLDHYQQTKNLLVSYNENKLGFF; from the coding sequence ATGACTGTTTACGCCCAGCCCGGTACCGAGGGTTCGAAGGTCACGTTCAAGGACCGCTACGAGAACTGGATCGGCGGCGAATGGGTGGCCCCGGTGAAGGGCCAGTACTTCGAAAACGTCACCCCGGTCACGGGCAAGGTCTTCTGCGAGGTGGCCCGCGGCACGGCGGAGGACATTGAACTGGCGCTCGACGCCGCGCACAAGGTTGCGCCGTCCTGGGGCAAGACCTCCGTGGCCGAGCGCGCCGCGATCCTGAACAAGATCGCTGACCGGATCGACGAGAACCTGGAAATGCTGGCCGTCGCCGAGTCCTGGGACAACGGCAAGCCCGTCCGTGAAACCCTCAACGCCGACATGCCCCTGGCCGCGGACCACTTCCGCTACTTCGCTTCCGCCGTCCGCGCCCAGGAGGGCCGGCTCTCGCAGCTCGACGAGGACACCACCGCCTATCACTACCACGAGCCGCTCGGCGTCGTCGGCCAGATCATCCCGTGGAACTTCCCCATCCTGATGGCCGTCTGGAAGCTCGCGCCCGCCCTCGCCGCCGGCAACGCCGTGGTGCTCAAGCCCGCCGAGCAGACGCCGGCGTCCATCCTGGTCCTGATGGAGCTCATCGGCGACCTGCTCCCCGCCGGCGTCCTGAACGTGGTCAACGGCTTCGGCGTCGAGGCAGGCAAGCCGCTCGCCTCCAGCCCCCGGATCCGGAAGATCGCCTTCACGGGCGAGACCACCACCGGGCGGCTGATCAGCCAGTACGCCAGCCAGAACCTGATTCCGGTCACCCTGGAGCTCGGCGGCAAGAGCCCGAACATCTTCTTCAACGACGTCGCCCAGGAGAACGACGCGTTCTACGACAAGGCGCAGGAGGGCTTCGCGCTGTTTGCCTTCAACCAGGGCGAGGTGTGCACCTGCCCGTCCCGCGCGCTGGTCCAGGAAGACATCTACGAGTCCTTCATGGCCGACGCCGTTGCCCGGGTGGAAAAGATGGTCCAGGGCAACCCGCTGGACACCGCAACCCAGGTCGGGGCCCAGGCCTCCAACGACCAGCTCGAGAAGATCCTTTCCTACATCGACATCGGCAAGCAGGAAGGCGCCACGGTCCTGACCGGCGGCGCCCGCGCCGAGCTGCCCGGCGACCTTGCCGGCGGTTTCTACGTCCAGCCCACGGTCTTCGAGGGCCACAACAAGATGCGGATCTTCCAGGAGGAGATCTTCGGCCCGGTGGTCGCCGTAACGAAGTTCAGCGACTACAACGACGCCATGGGCATCGCCAACGACACCCTGTACGGCCTCGGCGCCGGCGTCTGGTCCCGCAACGGCAACGTGGCATACCGGGCAGGCCGGGAAATCCAGGCCGGCCGTGTCTGGGTGAACAACTACCACGCCTACCCGGCGGGCGCCGCGTTCGGCGGCTACAAGTCCTCAGGCATCGGGCGCGAGAACCACGCCATGATGCTGGACCACTACCAGCAGACCAAGAACCTGCTGGTCAGCTACAACGAAAACAAGCTCGGCTTCTTCTAG
- a CDS encoding amino acid permease, whose amino-acid sequence MNLLRTKSIEQSIADADEPGRKLKRSLSTWDLMIMGVAVAVGAGIFSVGAKAAANFSGPAVTLSFAIAAVTCALAIMCYAEFATAIPVAGSAYVFTYATMGELLAWIIGWNLILELFTAAAVIAKYWGIYLSKVFALMGADIPPAISLGGIDLYWGAFLIVAVFTVLLVLGTKLSARVGNIFTLIKIGVVLFVIVVGFTYVKIENYAPFIPAAQPTGGAGGADVLKQSFFGFLTGAAPAQYGTLGIFAGAALVFFAFIGFDVVATSAEEVKNPQKTLPRGIFGGLALVTLLYILVSLALTGMVSYTQLAEAENPTLTTAFEAVGDTSAAKIIAFGSLVGLTTVIMVLLMGLSRVVLAMSRDGLLPRALSKTSQKRSTPVRLQIICGAAVALVAGLTNVDLLEEMINIGTLSAFVVVSLGILVLRKKRPDLKPAFRVPFGKVLPVVSAVLCFYLMTNLAVETWIFFAVWLVIGMAIYFSYGQRHSRLNERFGDASAAVNGRAADKVRDGEDELTRA is encoded by the coding sequence ATGAACCTTCTCCGGACCAAATCCATCGAGCAGTCGATCGCCGACGCCGATGAGCCCGGGCGCAAGCTGAAGCGCTCCCTCAGTACCTGGGACCTGATGATCATGGGCGTCGCGGTTGCTGTCGGCGCCGGCATCTTCTCCGTTGGCGCCAAGGCTGCGGCCAACTTCTCCGGTCCCGCCGTGACCCTGTCCTTCGCCATCGCCGCCGTAACGTGCGCGCTGGCCATCATGTGCTACGCCGAGTTCGCCACCGCCATCCCCGTGGCAGGTTCCGCGTACGTCTTCACTTACGCCACCATGGGCGAACTCCTGGCCTGGATCATCGGCTGGAACCTGATCCTGGAGCTTTTCACCGCCGCGGCCGTGATCGCCAAGTACTGGGGCATCTACCTCAGCAAGGTATTCGCCCTCATGGGCGCCGATATTCCGCCGGCGATCTCCCTGGGCGGGATTGACCTCTACTGGGGTGCCTTCCTGATCGTGGCCGTCTTCACCGTGCTGCTGGTCCTGGGCACCAAGCTCTCCGCCCGCGTAGGCAACATCTTCACCCTGATCAAGATCGGCGTCGTCCTCTTTGTCATCGTGGTGGGCTTCACTTACGTGAAGATCGAAAACTACGCCCCGTTCATCCCGGCCGCCCAGCCGACCGGCGGCGCCGGTGGCGCCGACGTCCTGAAGCAGTCGTTCTTCGGCTTCCTCACCGGAGCCGCCCCCGCCCAGTACGGCACCCTTGGCATCTTCGCCGGCGCCGCTCTGGTCTTCTTTGCCTTCATCGGCTTTGACGTGGTGGCCACGTCGGCGGAAGAAGTAAAGAACCCGCAGAAGACGCTGCCGCGCGGCATCTTCGGCGGCCTGGCCCTGGTAACCCTGCTCTACATCCTGGTGTCCCTGGCACTCACGGGCATGGTGTCCTACACGCAGCTGGCCGAGGCCGAGAACCCCACCCTCACCACGGCCTTCGAAGCAGTGGGGGACACCTCGGCGGCCAAGATCATTGCCTTCGGCTCCCTGGTGGGCCTGACCACCGTGATCATGGTGCTACTCATGGGCCTGTCCCGCGTGGTGCTGGCCATGAGCCGCGACGGGCTACTTCCCCGTGCACTGTCCAAGACCAGCCAGAAGCGTTCGACGCCGGTGCGCCTCCAGATCATCTGCGGGGCCGCCGTCGCCCTGGTCGCCGGGCTGACCAACGTGGACCTGCTGGAAGAAATGATCAACATCGGGACGCTGTCCGCCTTCGTGGTGGTAAGCCTGGGCATCCTGGTGCTCCGCAAGAAGCGCCCGGACCTGAAGCCGGCCTTCCGCGTACCGTTCGGCAAGGTCCTGCCCGTCGTGTCCGCCGTGCTGTGCTTCTACCTGATGACCAACCTCGCGGTGGAGACCTGGATCTTCTTTGCGGTCTGGCTGGTCATCGGCATGGCGATCTACTTCTCCTACGGCCAGCGCCACTCCCGCCTCAACGAGCGCTTCGGCGACGCGAGCGCGGCGGTCAACGGACGGGCTGCTGACAAAGTGCGCGACGGCGAGGACGAGCTCACCCGCGCCTGA
- a CDS encoding ABC transporter substrate-binding protein, with protein MKRRLISILAVASVLGLAACGSGSPSSTGGGSAPATGGGGAGLTKVSVGVIPIVDCAPIYLGDKQGFFKDEGLQLDIQTATGGAAIVPGVVSGSFDFAFSNLISVMVAKDKGLDLKFVANGASTTGEKGKDIGGVVAPAGSDIKSAKDLAGKTVSVNNLSNIGDTTIKSVIEKDGGDPSGVKFVEVAFPDAPAALANKQVDAAWILEPFLSKAVAEGGTVVSSNFVEMSPELDIAGYFTKGDTIKGKAELTGKFTRAMNKSLEYAQEHPQEVRDIVGTYTKIDEATRAKMILPRYRTDFDKDAFRTLGDAAAKYGTLSKAPSADDLLP; from the coding sequence ATGAAACGTCGTCTTATTTCCATCCTGGCAGTTGCCTCTGTCCTGGGGCTGGCGGCCTGCGGAAGCGGCTCGCCCAGTTCCACCGGCGGCGGAAGCGCACCGGCCACCGGGGGCGGCGGCGCGGGCTTGACCAAGGTCAGCGTCGGCGTCATCCCCATTGTGGACTGTGCCCCCATCTACCTTGGCGACAAGCAGGGATTCTTCAAGGACGAAGGCCTTCAGCTGGACATCCAGACGGCCACGGGCGGCGCGGCGATTGTCCCCGGCGTGGTCAGCGGCAGCTTCGACTTCGCGTTCTCCAACCTGATTTCGGTGATGGTCGCCAAGGACAAAGGGCTGGACCTGAAGTTCGTGGCCAACGGCGCCTCCACCACCGGCGAGAAGGGAAAGGACATCGGCGGCGTCGTGGCCCCGGCCGGCTCGGACATCAAGTCCGCGAAGGACCTGGCCGGCAAAACGGTGTCCGTGAACAACCTCTCCAATATCGGCGACACCACCATCAAGTCGGTGATCGAGAAGGACGGCGGTGATCCAAGTGGGGTGAAGTTCGTGGAGGTAGCCTTCCCGGACGCCCCGGCGGCCCTGGCCAACAAGCAGGTGGACGCCGCGTGGATCCTGGAGCCCTTCCTGTCGAAGGCCGTTGCTGAAGGCGGAACCGTGGTGTCGTCCAACTTTGTGGAAATGAGCCCGGAACTGGATATCGCCGGCTACTTCACCAAGGGCGACACCATCAAAGGCAAAGCGGAGCTGACCGGGAAGTTCACCCGGGCCATGAACAAGTCCCTTGAGTACGCCCAGGAGCATCCGCAGGAAGTCCGCGACATCGTGGGCACCTACACGAAGATCGATGAGGCCACCCGGGCCAAGATGATCCTGCCGCGCTACCGCACTGACTTCGACAAGGATGCCTTCAGGACGCTCGGCGATGCCGCGGCCAAGTACGGCACCCTGAGCAAAGCGCCGAGTGCGGACGACCTCCTCCCGTGA
- a CDS encoding catalase has product MTAISTTQSGAPVTSDAHSKSVGADGAIILTDHYLVEKLAQFNRERVPERVVHAKGGGAFGTFKATEDVSRYTKAAFLQPGVETEMLIRFSSVAGESGSPDTWRDPRGFAVKFYTTEGNYDLVGNNTPVFFIRDGIKFPDFIHSQKRLPGTHLRDADMQWDFWTLSPESAHQVTWLMGDRGLPASWREMQGYGSHTYQWINAEGERFWVKYHFKSNQGVNSMGSEQAEQLAGSDADFYIRDLSENIEAGNFPSWDLHVQVMPYEDAKTYRFNPFDLTKVWPHGDYPLIKVGTMELNRNPENYFAQIEQATFAPSNFVPGIAASPDKMLQARIFSYADAHRYRVGTNHAQIPVNQPKNQVNNYSQDGAGRYHFNAPSVPVYAPNSVGGPAAVEPQNPAGGWENDGELTLAAHSLHAEDGDFVQAGTLYREVYDEAAKARFLETITGAVGGVKSPGIKERAIQYWTNVDAELGAKLRANLGTAAAPSAPSSDAEAANKIG; this is encoded by the coding sequence ACCCAGTCAGGTGCCCCCGTTACGTCGGACGCGCACTCGAAGTCAGTCGGTGCCGACGGTGCCATCATCCTGACTGACCACTACCTGGTGGAAAAGCTCGCCCAGTTCAACCGCGAGCGGGTGCCGGAGCGCGTAGTGCACGCCAAGGGCGGCGGCGCATTCGGTACGTTCAAGGCCACCGAGGACGTGTCCAGGTACACCAAGGCAGCCTTCCTCCAGCCCGGCGTCGAAACCGAAATGCTGATCCGCTTCTCCTCCGTGGCCGGCGAAAGCGGCTCCCCGGACACCTGGCGCGATCCCCGCGGCTTCGCCGTGAAGTTCTACACCACCGAGGGCAACTACGACCTCGTGGGCAACAACACCCCGGTGTTCTTCATCCGTGACGGCATCAAGTTCCCGGACTTCATCCACTCCCAGAAGCGCCTGCCGGGCACGCACCTGCGCGACGCCGACATGCAGTGGGACTTCTGGACCCTGTCCCCCGAGTCCGCACACCAGGTCACCTGGCTCATGGGCGACCGCGGCCTGCCCGCCTCCTGGCGCGAAATGCAGGGCTACGGCTCGCACACCTACCAGTGGATCAACGCCGAGGGCGAGCGGTTCTGGGTCAAGTACCACTTCAAGTCCAACCAGGGCGTGAACTCCATGGGTAGCGAGCAGGCCGAGCAGCTGGCAGGCTCCGACGCCGACTTCTACATCCGCGACCTCTCCGAGAACATCGAGGCCGGCAACTTCCCGTCCTGGGACCTGCACGTCCAGGTCATGCCGTACGAGGACGCCAAGACCTACCGCTTCAACCCGTTCGACCTGACCAAGGTGTGGCCGCACGGCGACTACCCGCTGATCAAGGTGGGCACCATGGAGCTGAACCGGAACCCGGAGAACTACTTCGCGCAGATCGAGCAGGCCACCTTCGCGCCGTCGAACTTCGTGCCGGGCATCGCCGCTTCCCCGGACAAGATGCTGCAGGCCCGCATCTTCTCCTACGCGGACGCCCACCGCTACCGCGTAGGCACCAACCACGCCCAGATCCCGGTGAACCAGCCCAAGAACCAGGTCAACAACTACAGCCAGGACGGTGCCGGGCGCTACCACTTCAACGCCCCGTCCGTGCCGGTCTACGCCCCCAACTCCGTTGGCGGCCCGGCCGCAGTCGAGCCGCAGAACCCGGCCGGCGGCTGGGAGAACGACGGCGAGCTGACCCTCGCCGCGCACTCCCTCCACGCAGAGGACGGCGACTTCGTCCAGGCGGGCACGCTCTACCGCGAGGTCTACGACGAAGCTGCGAAGGCCCGCTTCCTCGAGACCATCACCGGTGCAGTGGGCGGCGTCAAGAGCCCCGGCATCAAGGAACGCGCCATCCAGTACTGGACCAACGTTGACGCCGAACTCGGCGCCAAGCTGCGCGCCAACCTCGGTACCGCGGCTGCTCCGTCAGCTCCGTCCTCCGACGCTGAGGCTGCCAACAAGATCGGCTGA
- a CDS encoding ABC transporter permease translates to MSSGTLATGGAAPRAERPRRKGGKGAAKQLLGVAGIIGFLATWELIPRLGLINERFLPPASEVVAALVVDFGLTAFWVAVGETMKAWFLGLLIAVAAAVLLGFIIGSSGFLRKATNSTIEFLRPIPSVALIPLAVLLFGVKIESSLLLIVYASFWQVLIQVLYGVADVDMVANNTAKTYGLGRMARIRYVVFPTALPYLMTGVRLAAAVALVLAITAELVIGSPGLGREIALAQSGGAISGMYALVLATGLIGVLINMVMRKIEKRILAWHSSVRSEVIV, encoded by the coding sequence GTGAGTTCAGGAACCCTGGCCACCGGCGGGGCCGCTCCACGGGCGGAGCGGCCCCGAAGGAAGGGCGGCAAGGGAGCGGCGAAACAACTGCTCGGAGTCGCGGGGATCATCGGATTCCTGGCCACCTGGGAGCTCATTCCCCGCCTCGGCCTGATTAATGAACGGTTCCTCCCGCCCGCCAGTGAAGTGGTTGCCGCCCTGGTTGTTGACTTCGGCCTCACGGCCTTCTGGGTTGCGGTGGGAGAGACCATGAAAGCGTGGTTCCTCGGCCTCCTGATCGCCGTGGCCGCAGCCGTCCTGCTCGGTTTCATCATCGGCTCCAGCGGCTTCCTCCGGAAGGCCACCAACTCCACCATCGAGTTCCTGCGCCCCATCCCGTCTGTGGCCCTTATCCCCTTGGCCGTGCTGCTCTTCGGGGTAAAGATCGAGTCGTCCCTGCTGCTCATCGTGTACGCCTCCTTCTGGCAGGTCCTCATTCAGGTGCTCTACGGCGTGGCCGACGTCGACATGGTCGCCAACAACACTGCCAAGACCTACGGACTGGGCCGGATGGCCCGCATCCGGTACGTCGTGTTTCCGACGGCCCTGCCCTACCTGATGACGGGTGTTCGGCTTGCCGCTGCGGTGGCGCTGGTCCTGGCCATCACGGCGGAACTGGTGATCGGTTCCCCGGGCCTGGGCCGGGAGATTGCCCTCGCCCAGTCCGGCGGCGCCATCTCCGGCATGTACGCCCTGGTGCTGGCCACCGGCCTGATCGGTGTCCTGATCAACATGGTGATGCGCAAGATCGAGAAGCGGATCCTGGCATGGCACTCGTCTGTGCGCTCGGAGGTGATCGTATGA
- a CDS encoding ABC transporter permease codes for MRSLKNLGYIVGLPVLLVLVWWSSTLGAVNFFVPRPADLVGTFGKVWFGDRFFSDVLPSLDRLVVGVAVAIAIGVVGGVLIGSIRWLRALLEPTLEFFRAIPPPVLVPVLMLLMGITDSMKVMVIISGCVWPVLLNTIEGVRAVDPVLSDSAHTYGISGWARVRHLVLPSASPQIMAGVRQSLSLGLILMVISEMFASSSGLGFTIVQFQRSFAIPEMWSGIVVLGLLGVAMSFIFQWAERNILRWYHGQKEVENAA; via the coding sequence ATGAGGTCGTTGAAAAACCTCGGCTATATCGTGGGCCTGCCGGTCCTGCTGGTCCTGGTCTGGTGGTCCTCCACCCTGGGAGCGGTCAACTTTTTTGTCCCCCGGCCCGCCGACCTTGTGGGGACCTTCGGCAAAGTATGGTTCGGTGACAGGTTCTTTTCCGATGTCCTGCCCAGCCTGGACAGGCTGGTGGTGGGCGTGGCGGTGGCCATTGCCATCGGAGTTGTGGGCGGGGTCCTGATCGGGTCCATCCGGTGGCTGCGGGCACTGCTGGAACCGACGCTGGAATTCTTCCGTGCCATCCCGCCGCCGGTCCTGGTGCCGGTGCTGATGCTGCTGATGGGCATCACCGACTCCATGAAGGTCATGGTGATCATTTCCGGTTGCGTCTGGCCCGTGCTGCTCAACACAATCGAGGGTGTGCGGGCTGTGGACCCGGTGCTCTCCGACTCGGCACACACGTACGGCATCAGCGGCTGGGCGCGCGTGCGGCACCTGGTGCTTCCTTCCGCCAGCCCGCAGATCATGGCCGGGGTGCGCCAGTCGCTGTCCCTCGGGCTGATCCTCATGGTGATTTCCGAAATGTTTGCCTCGTCCTCCGGGCTGGGCTTCACCATTGTCCAGTTCCAGCGGTCCTTCGCCATCCCGGAAATGTGGTCCGGCATTGTGGTCCTGGGCCTGCTGGGCGTGGCCATGTCTTTCATCTTCCAGTGGGCGGAGCGGAACATCCTGCGCTGGTACCACGGCCAGAAAGAGGTAGAAAATGCGGCCTGA
- a CDS encoding DUF779 domain-containing protein, translated as MPLDRLEAGVTLPGEDFSRVALTPAAVQLLRKLWLQHGPLMFHQSGGCCDGSSPMCYPAGDFITAEADVLLGLFDLSQGLEPQPLEFWMSREQFSYWSHTHLTVDVVPGRGSGFSVEAPEGKRFLIRSALMDWPA; from the coding sequence ATGCCGCTGGACAGGCTTGAGGCCGGGGTGACGCTGCCCGGGGAGGACTTCTCCCGGGTGGCGCTCACCCCGGCGGCCGTGCAGCTGCTGCGGAAACTGTGGCTCCAGCACGGTCCGCTCATGTTCCACCAGTCCGGCGGCTGCTGCGACGGGTCCTCGCCCATGTGCTATCCGGCGGGCGACTTCATCACCGCGGAAGCAGACGTCCTGCTTGGCCTCTTCGACCTCTCCCAGGGACTGGAACCGCAGCCGCTGGAATTCTGGATGTCGCGGGAGCAGTTCAGCTACTGGAGCCACACGCACCTGACGGTGGACGTGGTGCCGGGCAGGGGGAGCGGCTTTTCGGTCGAGGCGCCGGAGGGAAAAAGGTTCCTGATCCGGTCCGCCCTGATGGACTGGCCCGCCTAG